One Pecten maximus chromosome 7, xPecMax1.1, whole genome shotgun sequence genomic window carries:
- the LOC117330809 gene encoding ubiquitin carboxyl-terminal hydrolase 15-like codes for MAEGGVVEMSEDPEKIPDCAKQKSEIANLMKKTLKKGDTWYLLDTKWYKQWKKYVGYDSWDSFSVGEQNSHPGPMDNTPLLKEEEGGLKHHLIEELDYMLLPEEAWDKMLVWYGLAKDQEPIRRGVIEQGTFVKHFKVEVYLLDVKLCRNSDLETVITKQFSRVATIETIEKEMRNVFEIPEEKEVRLWNKYMASTYEHLNKPEHTLQDAGLYTGQTIVIEEKNEDGTWPRQAKSTNTYTSTSTSTNSRSNSIGSSSHDSGSGYSGGTSYNSYYNSTSSYEPGRGHATPGLCGLANLGNTCFMNSALQCMSNVPSLTQYFLTDEWVNEVNEDNPLGMRGEIARSFAELVKTLWSGKYSYTAPRNFKYAVGRFAPQFSGFQQQDSQELMAFLLDGLHEDLNRIRQKPYIEMKDTDNRPDKEVAKESWENYRKRNDSVIVDTFHGLLKSTVHCPECAKISVTFDPFCYLSLPLPIKKERQLEVFWVPLSPQKKPVQFKLTVPKMGIVTDLCNALSNHVQTDPDKMAVTDVYSHRFHKIFSHDDTLNNILDRDDIFVYEVPVAWDDPDTVIVPIYMREKRMKNQYSSYQMSTYQLFGQPLLLPVPRRECTYQILYNQLLQRVSRYVKIPENAGCWWKDEDEQDGQMADCNDGKDNGDRDIINNDETTKENGMAVENEQKQINGDANEMEISAANGSKENEMEDKQNIQNNENTETNDGVNMEPPPLFKFRMVNSYGSAEIDHKLKNDGNPLRLHNRTHIAVDWHPLAKDKFYDEQAAEDLEQHESVKQRLQRKQVLQLDDCVELFTRVEQLGENDLWYCPQCKKHQQATKKFDLWSLPDILIIHLKRFSYNRYYRDKIDTLIEFPYKGLNLKKYLINKEHGAVTYDLIAVTNHYGGLGGGHYTAYGKHAEDDEWHYYDDSSVSSASEEDVTSKAAYVLVYQKQGTRSKHMKCSQNSHAAGGAMENGGTNSLSDEEMETT; via the exons GTACTTGTTGGACACTAAATGGTACAAACAGTGGAAGAAATATGTTGGGTACGACAGCTGGGACTCGTTCAGTGTTGGAGAACAGAACTCCCATCCTGGGCCAATGGACAACACCCCACTTCTCAAAG AGGAGGAAGGAGGTCTGAAACATCATCTGATCGAAGAACTAGATTACATGTTGCTACCAGAAGAAGCCTGGGATAAGATGCTGGTCTGGTACGGCTTGGCCAAGGACCAG GAGCCAATACGTAGAGGTGTAATAGAGCAAGGAACGTTTGTTAAACACTTCAAGGTGGAAGTGTACCTGCTGGACGTGAAACTGTGTCGGAACTCGGACCTCGAAACTGTGATAACGAAGCAATTCAGTAGAGTAGCCACTATAG AAACAATTGAAAAAGAGATGAGAAATGTATTTGAAATCCCGGAAGAGAAAGAAGTCAGATTATGGAATAAATACATGGCCAGTACTTATGAACACCTGAACAAACCAGAGCACACATTACAAGATGCAGGACTGTATACTGGGCAG ACAATTGTGATTGAAGAGAAGAATGAAGATGGGACTTGGCCAAGACAAGCTAAAAG TACCAACACTTACACTTCAACATCTACAAGTACGAACTCGAG ATCCAACAGTATAGGGAGTTCAAGCCATGATTCAGGTTCAGGGTATAGTGGAGGCACCTCCTACAACAGCTACTATAACAGTACCAGCAGCTACGAGCCAGGGCGGGGCCACGCCACCCCGGGGCTGTGTGGGCTGGCTAACTTGGGCAACACCTGTTTCATGAACTCAGCACTACAG TGTATGAGTAACGTGCCTAGTCTAACCCAGTACTTCCTCACTGATGAATGGGTGAACGAAGTCAATGAAGATAATCCTCTCGGCATGAGGGGTGAAATCGCACGATCATTTGCAGAACTTGTGAAAACGCTTTGGTCTGGGAAATACAGCTACACCGCTCCAAGGAACTTTAAG TATGCAGTGGGTAGATTTGCGCCGCAGTTCTCTGGCTTCCAACAACAGGACTCCCAGGAGTTGATGGCCTTTCTACTGGACGGTCTACACGAAGACCTAAACAGGATCCGTCAAAAACCTTATATAGAGATGAAAGACACCGACAACCGACCTGATAAG GAAGTGGCTAAGGAATCCTGGGAAAACTACAGGAAGAGGAATGATTCTGTGATAGTAGATACTTTTCATGGACTTTTAAAGTCCACTGTACATTGTCCGGAGTGTGCTAAAATttctgtgacctttgaccccttcTGTTATCTCTCTTTACCTCTCCCAATCAAAAAGGAGCGCCAACTGGAAGTGTTCTGGGTTCCTCTTAGTCCCCAGAAGAAGCCTGTGCAG TTCAAATTAACCGTGCCAAAAATGGGAATTGTAACGGATTTATGCAATGCACTGTCAAATCATGTTCAAACAGACCCAGACAAG ATGGCCGTAACTGATGTATATAGTCACAGATTCCATAAAATTTTCTCTCATGATGACACACTTAACAATATACTAGACAGGGATGACATATTTGT GTATGAGGTACCTGTAGCGTGGGACGACCCAGATACTGTCATTGTTCCAATCTACATGAGGGAGAAAAG AATGAAGAATCAGTACTCAAGTTACCAGATGTCGACATACCAACTGTTCGGACAACCCCTCCTCCTTCCCGTCCCAAGACGGGAGTGTACCTATCAGATCCTTTACAACCAGCTCCTACAGCGAGTCTC GAGGTATGTTAAGATTCCCGAGAATGCAGGCTGTTGGTGGAAGGATGAGGATGAACAAGATGGACAAATGGCCGACTGTAATGACGGAAAGGATAACGGGGACAGAGACATAATCAATAACGATGAAACCACGAAGGAGAACGGGATGGCTGTGGAAAACGAACAGAAGCAGATCAATGGAG ATGCTAATGAAATGGAAATATCTGCTGCAAATGGAAGCAAAGAAAATGAAATGGaagataaacaaaacatacagaATAATGAAAACACAGAGACAAATGATGGCGTTAACATGGAACCACCACCGCTGTTCAAATTTAGGATGGTGAATTCTTATGGAAGTGCAGAAATAGACcacaaattaaaaaatgatgGAAATCCTCTACGTCTACATA ACCGAACACATATAGCAGTAGACTGGCATCCTCTAGCAAAGGACAAATTCTATGATGAACAAGCCGCAGAG GACTTAGAGCAGCATGAGTCAGTGAAACAAAGGCTTCAAAGGAAACAGGTGCTACAACTGGACGACTGTGTGGAGCTCTTCACCCGAGTCGAACAATTGGGTGAAAATGATCTCTG GTATTGTCCACAGTGTAAGAAACACCAACAGGCTACAAAGAAGTTTGACCTGTGGTCACTGCCAGATATCCTCATCATTCACCTGAAGAGGTTTTCCTACAATCGTTACTACCGTGACAAAATTGACACACTCATCGAGTTCCCATACAA AGGGCTGAATCTGAAAAAGTACTTGATCAACAAAGAGCATGGAGCTGTGACCTATGACCTGATAGCAGTCACCAATCACTATGGAGGATTAGGTGGCGGTCACT ACACTGCCTATGGAAAGCATGCGGAGGACGATGAATGGCATTACTATGATGACTCGAGTGTGTCGTCTGCATCGGAGGAGGATGTCACG TCGAAAGCTGCCTATGTGTTAGTGTATCAGAAGCAGGGGACTAGGTCTAAACACATGAAGTGTAGCCAGAATTCACATGCTGCTGGAGGGGCCATGGAGAACGGCGGTACCAACAGTCTCAGTGATGAGGAGATGGAGACCACGTAA